CGGCAGCGGTGCAGCTGCGGTCGACCGAGGCCGCGACCAGCTACCCGGGCATGCGGCAGGAGGACCTGGTCCAGGTCCTCAACAACCTCTCGGCCGCGGCACAGCGGGCGGAGAACGACATCAACCAGCTGGAGCAGGCCCAGCAGTCGCTGCTGAGCAACCGTGACAGCCGCTCGGCGGCGATCGCTCGCGCGCGTGAGCAGGCCGACGCCCTGGCGATCCTGGCCGGCACGGTGCCAGCCAGCGGGCCCGGCATCCGGGTGACCGTGACCGACGAGTCCGGACAGATGAAGATCGACCAGCTGCTCAACGCGCTGCAGGAACTGCGCGACGCGGGGGCCGAGGCGATCGAGCTCAATGACGCGGTCCGCGTGGTCGCGCAGACGGCGCTCGACGACGGAAGCGCGGCGGGGGAGACACCGGGGCGGATCATCGTCGACGGTCAGGAGCTCGCCCAGCCCTATGTCATCGAGGCGATCGGCAACCCCGAGACGCTGGCGACCGCGCTCGGCATCTTCGGCGGGTTCCTCGAGCAGGTCGAGCAGGTCAGTGCCCGCGCCGTGGTCGAGCGGCTCGAGGACGTCGAGATCGCCAGCGTCCGCGAGATCGCCACTGCGGAGTACGCCACACCGGTCGAGGACGAGTAGCCTCGGCCGCCCGAGCCCACGAGTGATCGGAGCACCGATGTATCCCGAGGACCTGAAGTACACCAGCGAGCACGAGTGGGTGCGGCCCGGCGACGTGGTGCGCGTCGGCATCACCTCCTACGCGCAGGACGCGCTGGGCGACATCGTCTTCGTGTCGCTGCCGGCCGTCGGCGACACCGTCGAGGCGGGCGCGGGGATCGGCGAGCTCGAGTCCACCAAGTCGGTGAGCGACCTCTACGCCCCCGTGTCGGGCGAGGTCACCGCGCGCAACGACGCCTTGGACGCGGCACCCGAGCTGGTGAACTCGGACCCGTACGGCGAGGGCTGGCTGTTCGAGATCA
The nucleotide sequence above comes from Nocardioides massiliensis. Encoded proteins:
- a CDS encoding DUF881 domain-containing protein; amino-acid sequence: MPERVPDRTPEGDGARATGAVDATHVPAETGRDRLAQAIRKPTRRQLGVAVILAVLGFSAAVQLRSTEAATSYPGMRQEDLVQVLNNLSAAAQRAENDINQLEQAQQSLLSNRDSRSAAIARAREQADALAILAGTVPASGPGIRVTVTDESGQMKIDQLLNALQELRDAGAEAIELNDAVRVVAQTALDDGSAAGETPGRIIVDGQELAQPYVIEAIGNPETLATALGIFGGFLEQVEQVSARAVVERLEDVEIASVREIATAEYATPVEDE
- the gcvH gene encoding glycine cleavage system protein GcvH, with protein sequence MYPEDLKYTSEHEWVRPGDVVRVGITSYAQDALGDIVFVSLPAVGDTVEAGAGIGELESTKSVSDLYAPVSGEVTARNDALDAAPELVNSDPYGEGWLFEITPSDPTQVDGLLDAAGYQAGLDT